GGACGGCTTTACCTACCGCTATAACAAAGATCCCAAGGTGTTGCAATGGGTTAGAGTTTAGAACCATTTAGAAGCGGTAAGCTGAGACGCACTTAAATTTTAAAGCTGAAAACCTTACAGCAAGACTTTCAAGCTCCAAAAAGTACAATTTAGATGCGCGACAGCTTATGAACTACTATGAGCAGAAATACCAAGCCCTGAATCATCTGAAGAAAAAGGCTTAGTCTAATAGAGGCTGTAGTGGTGTATGGTCGCGGCTCACTAAGAATTCTGGTCTGGGTTTCCCTTTAAAGCTTGGTATATTGTTGATGCTGTTATAAGTGATAATGAGAAGCCTGCGGTCGTAAGGAGAAATGTTGGGTGCCGATCCGTGTACTAAATTACAGTGAAAAAAAAGGACAGACCCTGAAGGACCTTTTGGTGCAACAAGACCTTTTTCATTAGCTAGTTTGGCGATCGTTTCTTTACCGAGGGAGTACTTGAGAGCCGCACTAACATTAGATTTCCAGTCATTTTTTTGACCATTAACTTCAGACGACTCTATTTGTCCCAAGTGAACAAGACTCTCTTTGTGAGAACCAGGAATAAAATACATAGGTCCGTTAAACTCATTAAATTCATCCAAAAAAACGGCTACATTCAATGCTTTAGGAGATGGCATACCATCTTCTCGATCCCAAAATACAAAGTCTTGATGCCACGGCCACAAATCTCCTCCAAAAGCTGCTTTAAAATTGATTTTAAATTGGTAAACATAGACATCACTATTGAGAATTTCGCAAGCAGATGTTAGGAGACTGGGGTGACGAACCAAGGAATCAAAAATTTCTGTTGTGGTGTGGCATCCGTGAAGAGCGCGAACTGTTTTGTTATCTTTTTCTAAAATCCGTCCTGGTGTATCTTTTACTATCAAATCCTCAACAGCAGCTTGCATTGCCGCGACTTCTTTTGTTGAGAAAAGCTCTAGGATAAATAGTAGACCATGTTCTCCATAATATTCTATTTGCTCTTGTGTTAATTTCATGGTTTTCTCCATTTGATTGGTATAGGACATACATAACTATTGTTTTGATGCTTCAAACCAACTCATCACTAATAAACACTTTAGTTGATTCATACTCTGTAAATTGCAAACCTTTTCTCAATGGCGATCGCTCTTTTTAAAAAAATCCTCTTGATAAGTTTTTGGCTCATACAACTTCGACGATGCCCGCTTATTCAAGCAACTATGTAGTGCATTTCAATCAAAACGTGGTGGCTTTTTCCAATCAAACGGTTCTGTAGTATCAAGAAGATTAATTTTTAATTAAACTCGTTTTTTAGAGAATACGCTTAACTTCGACCTAAAAATTATCTCTCCTTCATCAACAAAATGCAATACTAATTAAAAAATGTCAGGAGACAGTTAAGACAGTTAAGACAGTTAAGACAGTTAAGCAGATAATTAA
This genomic interval from Scytonema hofmannii PCC 7110 contains the following:
- a CDS encoding phytanoyl-CoA dioxygenase family protein yields the protein MKLTQEQIEYYGEHGLLFILELFSTKEVAAMQAAVEDLIVKDTPGRILEKDNKTVRALHGCHTTTEIFDSLVRHPSLLTSACEILNSDVYVYQFKINFKAAFGGDLWPWHQDFVFWDREDGMPSPKALNVAVFLDEFNEFNGPMYFIPGSHKESLVHLGQIESSEVNGQKNDWKSNVSAALKYSLGKETIAKLANEKGLVAPKGPSGSVLFFHCNLVHGSAPNISPYDRRLLIITYNSINNIPSFKGKPRPEFLVSRDHTPLQPLLD